One Chroicocephalus ridibundus chromosome 21, bChrRid1.1, whole genome shotgun sequence DNA segment encodes these proteins:
- the LOC134525885 gene encoding scale keratin-like has product MSCYDLCPPKTSVAVPQPIAESCNELCARQCPDSSAFIQPPPVVVTFPGPILSSFPQQAVVGSSGAPAFGGSLGLGGLYGAGATQGSGGLCTFGRPYAAPACSPCVLPRYTKKLWDTCGPC; this is encoded by the coding sequence ATGTCTTGCTACGACCTGTGCCCACCAAAAACCAGCGTCGCCGTCCCTCAGCCCATCGCTGAGAGCTGCAACGAGCTGTGcgcccgccagtgccccgactcctcggccttcatccagccgcccccggtcgtggtcaccttccccggccccatcctcagctccttcccccagcaagccgtggtgggctcctccggagcacccgcctttgggggctccctggggctggggggcctctacggtgccggggccacccagggctcgggaggcctctgcacctttggcagaccctacgctgctcctgcctgcagcccttgcgtCTTGCCCCGCTACACCAAGAAGCTCTGGGACACCTGTGGGCCCTGCTAG